The sequence GAACGAGAAGACAGGAACAAAAGACAGCAGGTGGGAGTGAGACGGCGAGgtcctgaaaaaaaaagcggGGAGCAAGGAACAGCTGACAAAACGCTCGGAGCCGCATGCATCCATGAGGCGCGCACGGGTCCCGACGTGGCTGGAATAGAAGACAGGCACATCCTCCAAAGAGCCGCGCCGTCGATTTGGAGTTGACAGGACTCTTTAATAGACGTAAAAACGTACTTCTAAAAATATGTTTAGACATAtgaatataaatatatatactaCGTATCCACACACTCAGGcgcccatatatatatatatatatatatattcacatAGGTATGCAACGGCGTAAATACAGGACCCCGAGCGATTCTGGCTGCTTTTCTGCGCTTTGGATGCAgcgtgctgcatgcgctgcccCAGTCCGTCATCGGCGGTGTACGCAGGCGTTCCACGCGAAAGTTGGCACGGATACACACGCAGATAGAAAGAAGTGGAacgagagacgcggacgccggaAAAGGAAGCTGATTGCCTTGCAGAGAGCGACGTACTGGACGGCCGTGGACTGTCTCGAACTCCGTGGTATAGGTCCGAATTTTGCGGACGTAGAGAATTTCGGTGCCGTCTATGCGCACGCGGTCGCCCACGTTGAACGGGTTTGAGACGGCGATGAAGATCACCGCAGTCACGAAGTGCTGGTAAAAGTAGCCTGAAGAAATAATGGAGTGCGCACCAGATAGTCGCGTTGAAAAAACGTAGATATATTCTCAAAAATCCTCGAAACCAGAAAACGTGCACGCAGCTCGCGGTGTACAAAAAAagacatatacatatacatatatacatatacatatatatatatatatatatatatatatatatatatatatatatatatatatatatagttggTCTAaattttttttttgcagacAAGCACTCGCACCCATGCACGAACGAGTGCTCCTTCTAAACGGAGGACGGCGCATTTGCAGTCTCCCTCCTTGTAAGCGTATAGAAAGGCATTTGCTTGACGCAGCACCGGAGGAAGACAGGGAAGAAAATCGCTACAGATTTATTCTTTGTTCccttgtcttctctctccactGCTTTTCACGACGTGTTTccacttctctctctcctgtttCTCATTGGGAGACTCCTTACTGAGAGCGACGATGATCGCAGACAGGCAAGCTGCTCCAGAGACAATGACCGTATTGATGTTGACGCCGATCACAAGCAGGAAGATGATGAAGGAAACGACCCAAAGGAGGACCGAAATCATTCGGCTCACAGTCGAAGCTATGCTCGCTTGGCTCTGAAAAGACAAACAAAGCAGCACGCGGCCTCAAAATTCACGCCAGTGCCTTCACTCGTCGCCAACAAGTCACCGATGCTCACATGTATGCATCTATGCATCAATGCACGTATGTATGCATCCATGTAAGTATGCACGTATGGATTCATGTACACACaaacgtatatatatatatatatatatgcgcgtGCAGGATCGCACCTTCCTGCATGCGAATAAGTCGATTATTATACGTGTGCGTGCGAGTGAAAAAAGCGGGCGAGCCGAAACCCGCGACTCACGTTGGAGAACCGCGGAAGGTGAGACCCCCAGAAGAAAGCTCGCGCAAGGTCGGCACACGAGCGCAGCACAGTCCCGTTGAGACGCACCGAGACTGAAGGAGGGAGAGCAGAAATACTCGCGAGCCTGCTATCCCCGGAGGTGCGAGACACGAAACACGCGACGCAGGAAGGGAGACACGCCACCGAGGCATAATCGGAACAGCGGAAGAGAAAATAGTCTAGACACGACCAGACATGCAAGGACGAAGGCAAaagagacgcggcagagacaaACAGACCACCGCCGGCCTACCTTCAGAGCTTTCAGCAGCTTCTTGCGCATCGAATACAGCACGACGACCGCTCTCTTGAACATGGCCAAATTGAATTTCCGATGCCCTAGAGGACAAAAAGGCAAACACACCCGCTGCTTGATGACGTCAGAGCATGGCGGCGGGCTTTAGCGGCGAACAGCAcactatacatatatacctGTAAAAAACAACCCGATCTGTAGAAATGTACTTGGCGTGTCCCTCGGTGTGCGCGGGCAGACACCACATCTGTACACGTCGACATTATGTACcgtgatatatatatatatatttaacTATAGATAAGGGAGGTATTGGGGGACCGCACAAGCACAGTAAACGCGCATCACGGAAACGCTGCTTGAAAGACAGGTCGGTGGAACGGGCACATGATTCGGCTGTGGATCCGCGTGTGGAGTGTCTCGCGCGGTACCTGCCAAGTCAACTTGTTTCATCAGTTCGTCCACTTCTTCGGAACGCATGAACAGCTCGATGTACTCTCTCTTGatcgccgcgtcttctgggTCCTCTTTCTTGCTGTCATGACCCCCGGAGACGAAAACTGCgttcgcgcgcccgcgaggcttGAGAAATTCTTCGCCGATCAACAGCTTCGGCGACAAGAAGTTCCCAGAGCTtcctcccgccgccggcacGCCTGGAGACAGGGTCTCTGGagcccgcgtcgccgggcAGCTGCCGTCGGATGCGGgctcgaggcccgcggcgccagccggTTCCAGAGCGTTCGTCGGCTCCGAGGACGCGTTGGCAGAGCCGGCAAACTCTGCTGCGTGCGTCCGCGAAGGCAGGTAGGCGAACTGACTCGATGCAGCCCCCCCTGTGAAGCGTTTCCGGCGTCCTCCGTCCTCAGgtcgctgccctccgccgcggcgagtgaCCATCTCGACGTCTGCCGTtcgcccgcccccctgcGCGTTCCAGCcccgcgctgcgtctccgcgcctcccgtCAGGGGCCTGCGGCATCTCGAATTCGTCTTGCGCGAACGCGTCTTCCGCCAGCGGGAGCGAAGCCTCACTCCCTCCCGCAGACCACTGCGACAAATCGACTGTGCGTTGCCTGGCGGTGCGAgttgtctctccgcgcggcggctcctgcggcaGTTTCATCAGGTTACCGCGCTTCTGGGGCGCCGCACACTGCCCAGCCAGTTGCacctgcgctgcggctctcgcagCGGAGTCGCCGGCTGAGCCCTGAGACGGCGCAGAGCAGGAGCCGTGCTcactgcgcagccgcgcatcCATGACATAGGGCGCTAGGAGGAGATTCGTAGCCTTGTTCTCCTCGTCCGACTCGCGACCCGTTTCGCTGTTGTCTTCGGACTGTGTGAACCGAGCGCTGCGTCCGAGTGTCGTCGTCCATGTTTTTCGCTTCCACGCGCCGTCTTCGAGCCACGAGTGCTCCCTCTTCGCAAAGCGTGTttctgcgccgtcctcggTTTCGGATGCTGACGAAGACAGCGCGTCGCTCAAGTcctcgcagacgacgcggcacGTTTGTTCGTCGTCAGCagaggcgtcggcgctcgccacccacagacgacggcgccgtcctctctgcgcacGGTCGCCAGAAACCGAACTCTCGGTGGAGCCGCAACaccgctcggcgcgcgcctcgtgcgAGGCTCCCGAGGCGTCCGTGCCCTTCCAGTCCTGTCCTCcagagctgcgcgccgcctgcgggctcGGCCGAGACCGCGACGAGTCCTGCGCGACGACGGGCGACGTTTCTTCCTCCATAACGCGCTGATgcaaaggcgaagaagagaaagaaggcgccgcagcggacggAAAAGGAGGGCGTCCCTCGTGGACTAGCAGCGGAGGCCCTAcctccagccgcgcgcgccgggcgccgccgccacggccccccccgcgccgggGTCGGCGCGCCTCAGGAACTGCcaaaggcggaggagggttTTCCTGAAAAGACAGGCAAAAAAAAGACAACGGCAGGTCTTTCGCCAGCAACGAACGCGGCTGCTCCCGAaacggagagacgcggcgagggGCTGGAAGAGGGATTCAAATTCGTACATGCGAGACAGGTTGTCAAGTCGCAGTCACGAAACCGCGTTTGagcgagcggcaggcgccacCGCCcgtgcagcagacgcgccgacCTCGTCACGGTTAGTCGGGCTCACTGCATGCACCGATAGGCTAATACGTACAGAGACgcgggaggagacgaggggCTGTCCACGCCCTCACCGGCGGCAGTGAGTCCGCAGGGCAGGGAAGGCAAGCGATGGTTCAACGCATCGAGGGCAGAGAGATGTGGAAAGAaccgagagaaaaacgaagtCGGAAAAAAAGAATCCTTTGGTGGTACAGCAAAAAACTGACGACATGCGTTCCAGAGGACCATATGTGCCAGGCAGAGGGAAACAGACCTGCACACGAgcccgcgctgcaggcgctgcagaaaaaaaaagtaGGAAGAATGGGGCAAAAGTAAGCGCGGTCGAGGCACAGTAAAAGGAAACacgcgcgacgaagaaggaaacgcagaaaacgagCCTCACCGCTTGACGATTGAGATGCGCGTCGACATCGGCTTGGTCCGGCCGAACCGCGATAGAAAACTGCGTGTGGGTATCGAAGTGCTTCGTCCGCAAGTGCTCAGGCAGTCTCGCGGTTTGTGCGTCTAGCACGCGGAAATCGAAGTCGCCTGGGCACAGACGAAAAAACGCAAGGCAAGGCGCGCCGACGGGTGAAAAAggcggcgtcttcttgcagctctgcttcgtctttctcACAGCAAGGCCAGAGTACGCTGAAGTCAGAAACTATTCAAAAGCAGGCAGGTGCCTTCTCTGGCTCATAtctctccagcgccgtcAACACGCGTGAATGCGCACTCTGATGCATGTGAGGCAAGGCTCTCTGTGAAATTCCTCGTCGGTGTTTAGCGAAAACAGTATCTCAGCCGCTTCTGCCACTGTTCCCccagaaggcgccgctcgTGCGTCCTTTATTCACAGAGTGGAACATTCGTCTTTCCAGATCTGCACCTTCGCCTCCCCACGAGAGGCTGTGTCCTTCCTACCTTCAAGCGGTTCGAAATCTTCCGATGGAgttttctgcagcagcggcgccctgTCGCCCACCCTGCGTTCCTCTTCTCGTGCCCTGTCCTCGCCCTCAGGGCGtccggccgctgcggccgcgtcagCCACAGTCGCGGCGGGggcaggcggaagcgaaggcacGGTCTCGGcgggcctgtctccgccctcggGCGCCATCAtgggcgaggacgaggcggaggaggaggacgaggcggggTCGGTGGGCAGGTGCGCAAGCAcccgcgcctcggcagcaTGCTGCTCCGCTccaggcgccttctctgccggcggcgcctcctgctgTACCCCTGCGGGCTCTGTCGGCGccgctgaaggcgaagatgctagcggcggagacggtggcgacgcagagggcacgGGCGCGGACGAAGTCGGCGACAGGGTGGAGAAGGCGGACGACGGCAGGCCTGTGTTTGCAGTGGGAGCCCCTGTTGGAgagtcgtcgccggcgcgcagcgagtcCTCGCGGGAAAACGACACATGCAAGCCCTCTGAGATAAGACTTGAGTCCCCCGCGAAGTTGCCAGAGAACGAGGCAGatggcgcggacgccgccggcCGATCCGCCcacacgcagctgccgcttcgATCGTCTGAAGAACACACGCATACAGGGAGAAAAAGGtgagcgcgacgaggagggcagtgggggaggggggtgtggggggggggtcgaCCACGACAGCGCGGAGGTGCGCCTCTTGGACGGGAGTTCACCTTGGGACAGGAGAGGCGATAACCGCTGGCAagcacgcatgcaggccCCGCAGTTTTGAATTGCGCAGGTACGCGGGTGCAGCTGTACAAATGTACACATGGCGTTCCGGACGGGCCTTGTTGCTTTGCGCATCGCTGTGAGGCCTCGGCGCGAGAATGCGTGTACCTTTTCTCGCGGGATTGAATCGGGGGCTGTCCCCCTCGCCGAGATTCAGCATGGCGTCGAGGGTGCGGTGTTTCTCACTCGACAGGTTTCTGGCATCCTCGAGCTCCGTCTGGTCTCGAACGATTTCCGTGAAGAGATGCTCCGCCACCTGCTTAGCCACAGGCTTGTGCGTCAACTCGATGCGCTGCGACCCCACAAAGAGGCACGGCGGGTAGTCGTACACGTAGTGAATCAGCAGCCAGTTGCGAATCTTCGACGTCCGGCTCTTCTCGATGTAAGCCTGGCGGAGCTGCCTAGGCAAGTCTGAAAACAAAACGCACACGGAGACAGCCTCTCACTcaggcggcgcacgcgaagcagaTGCAGGCGAGACAGACTCTGTTGAGCCGCCACACAGACGTGCACAGTCAAATCGACACAcaacagacagacagaagaGATAAAGACTCAATCGGGGGACAAGAAGGGTCGCGCACGCAGCCCAGCCCTCTGTGCAACACACAGCCGTACGCACGAGCTGGCATTTCACATACAGGCACAGATATGGAGGTGCACCAGATTGACTCGATACGCGTACGGCCGCGAAGAAACAGTTCTGTATTCTGTACGTCACCTGCGCGAGTCGATCTATATGAGCAGTGTATGGACACGCAGTCCCGttgaagaagcggagacatCTGAGCCCTTACTGTCGGTGTCGAACTCGGCCCGAAGCcttttctccgtcgccccgTGGCGAATGCACAGCTGCCCTGTCAcggtctccttcgcctgcgttcCAGCCCTCAGCAGCGTTCCAGCCCTCAGCAGCGTTCCAGCCCGCAGGAGCGTCGCAGACCcccgcagcgtcgcgcgtGAGTGCCGGGAGGCGGGGTGTTccccgccgcgtccccccATGCCCCTCCTGAATGCCAGACGAAAGAAAATACACGACAAGGCGGAGCCGCTTCACtcgcgaagcagaaaggGAAGCGCGGATGGGGTTTGGTATCTGACCAGGATAGAAAGACTCACAAAGGgcaaaaaaaaaggaaaaaagagCAACTGCCTCTTCCGTGCACTTCGACGCCTATGATGCCCCCTACGGTGTCAGTCAGCACCGGCGTCACAGAAGCTTTGCGTGCGGCGTCACGGGCAACGTGGCGGCGTGCACAAATCCCTCTCGAACCGGCGTAGTTCAAGCCCTGTGTCTCGCTCACTCCGGGAAGCCCCGTCTGGAGCCCGCGGGCAGCAGTTTTTTCTTGCCatccgcgccttcgtcgcagCCGTCGCTCAAGTGGTTCGCTTGCAGCGTCTGCCCTGGGTCGCCCTCAGGCGTCAGCAGCGACTGCGAAAAGCGCAAAACAGCATGTCGAGACATGCGCGAGCAGTGccctctcgcgtgcgcgtcgcctttgTCGCCGCCCAGGAAGAAACGCACGGACTCTTCGGGCTCTGGGAAACGCTCCAAGTCGCTACCATCCGACTCCGACACTGCCGCGTCCTGAGCCGAGAAGGAACACCTGAAGCGAGACACGAACGAACAGACAACGACACGCAACGTGAGCCATCCCTGACACGAATACATGCAGACACAGAAGTTCTtggctaaacatcccttttttCTGGAACACACTTCCCGTGTCGCCGTCAacatgatctcaaagtaccagacGCCCGTGTGCATTCTGCATGTAGCCACATCTCAATTGATGGCTGGAGAGGCACCAGTCACATGGAAATACAAAGTGAAATACGCTGACCGACTTTTTACCTGGATGCTGATATTCCACCCCCGGGAATGCATATGCATACGAGCACGCATACTAGTAAGGAGACAAATGCATGCAGAGTCCCTGTGCGTGATACTTGCTATCGCATGCGCGGTCTCTGGCGACCTTCGCAGGAGATCCTTGTCATTGGCGACCTTTCCTCATCGCGTCTGACAAAATCATCTGAGTCCTATTCTCCCCTTCACAAACAGGAGTGtggcatgcatgcacgcatgcgtggTATGCGAATACATAGCTGTATCGCGCACGCGAAGATCTATCTAGACGCAGTCATGTGCCGGATGGACGGCGCCTGCGTTGGGGCGTCCAGAGGGACGCACCACTTGATGTTGAAtttccgcaggcgcgagtAGCGGCTCAAGTAGGCCACGGCTTGGTTGTTCATGTTCATGAGGAATCCGAGCTCGAAGACGAAGATCATCAGCGAGAGAATGagccgccggcagctgaGGATGATCATGGTGATGTTGCTCACGTATATGATCTCCAACGAAGTCGTGTCGAAGTAAAAGTCACTTCCAAAGAAGCGAAAATACAATAAAGGCTGCAcattcgccttcttcttcgccaccAACACGAGGTTCgctgagaaaaaaaacaaTACCAGCAGCAGGGACTCGGTAGGTACATTGCCTTTCAGAGAGGtagcgcgacggcggcagagaaaaaaaaacgcttTCGCCTCCATGTAGGTATATTTTCCAGATATTCGTACACATACGCACCTGCATTTTTttttatatacatatatatacgtacacaTGCGCACGTGTGTACAGATACGTACgcacatacgtatatacatatatacatcaATACATATACATGAGGGATGGATACActtgcggaggcggcggaagagccgTCCTTATGGAGCGCGAGACGGACTTTCGAGGAGAGCGGGCGTACAGGCGGGTCGTCACTCACTTTTTGCGGAGTTGTTGAGCCAAAAGAGATAGCAGAAAATGCTCCACATAACGTTGAAAATGTCCGGATCAACTGTCGCAGTGAACGCCGTCGCGAGTTGCATCTCGTAGCAGACGAGGTTCAACAGGCCGAATATGACCAACACCCTGGGCGAACACCACACGGAACCCGAGCTTCTTTCACGGCAGCTCAAGGACGCGCGAAAccgaaaacagaaaaaaagcgaggcTCGCTGGACATTCCCCGTAGGTCCGACACAAAAACAAGCCAGAGAGGGGACGCAAACGAAAGACGGAACTTCAAAGGCATGCACGCGACTGGTTCCCGCCATCTGGCCTCCATCCTGGCTCTGCTTATCGGAAATGTGGTCTCTCGTCTGTGCATCTCTTGTGCCTGTCTGAACGCGagtcttctcttcgtctttcttcaTTTCCCCGCTACGCGAAGCTGTGCCGACGCTCACGCGTCAGCTCTGTCCTATTTCCGTTGCATGTCattccgtcgcctcgcgaTCATGTATGCTGTCTCCTGATACTGTTTTCCCTCTGCTTTCCACACTGTGCTCTCTGGTTTCTCACCGAAGGAGCATGAAGCCCAGCCAGAAGGCAATGTTCGTGCAGACCACGTAGAAGTACGCGAGACCGCCTCGCGCCAGGATCTCCGGCATATCCACGTCTTCGATCTGCTCAGAGAGAAAATTGAAAGTGAGGTCAGAAGCGTCATAGCGACCAAGAGACACGCGACTCCTCGCCATTAAACCCGCTTGCCACAGCTCGCCAAGACACCTACACTGCcgacagatagatagatacggATATGAACATATACATAAAGACATAGATATGAATagacatagatagatagagtACCACAGGCAAGTGGACAGTTGTAGGAATAGctgggagagaaagagaggcaggcgctgtTTGCTGCATGGCTCGGGCGTCGTATCTGCGAATATACCTCGATCTCGGGAGGCACatcaggcgcctgcgcagcgtccTTGTGTATGTCAGTAGGCCGGCGGGCAGTGAGTTGCACGGCTTTCGACTTTCACTCACGATTTCGGGCGGCTTTGTGGTTGCCTCGGCGGAGTCTCCTGGTTTCCACCCCGGAGATGCGATGCCAAGGCTGTATTCCTTCTGGTCGGGACTAGTCCCGTCGCCGAGGCCTATGAGGACCGTcatgccgcagacgcagaaggcgcagaggaaccAGTAGAACGGATGGGGGTCGGGAAAGATCGTCTTGAGCCACTTCAAGCACGCGCGGACGTACGCCGGTGTGTCGTCGACCTCTGCGTCGGAGTCcggctcctccttctcctcgtcagGCGGCGGGTGAGCCGCGCCCGTGTGGCTCCCGAGGCCGTCGGGGAAGCGCACCG is a genomic window of Besnoitia besnoiti strain Bb-Ger1 chromosome IV, whole genome shotgun sequence containing:
- a CDS encoding hypothetical protein (encoded by transcript BESB_054670), giving the protein MDRQSQAAPQSGGGPLSRAVEKGERASVRLPPYKDEGPLHGRSSETMKRASFRREQGEGDHTRASFSLHPSTSIFRPFGSRWTSVRFPDGLGSHTGAAHPPPDEEKEEPDSDAEVDDTPAYVRACLKWLKTIFPDPHPFYWFLCAFCVCGMTVLIGLGDGTSPDQKEYSLGIASPGWKPGDSAEATTKPPEIIEDVDMPEILARGGLAYFYVVCTNIAFWLGFMLLRVLVIFGLLNLVCYEMQLATAFTATVDPDIFNVMWSIFCYLFWLNNSAKTNLVLVAKKKANVQPLLYFRFFGSDFYFDTTSLEIIYVSNITMIILSCRRLILSLMIFVFELGFLMNMNNQAVAYLSRYSRLRKFNIKWCVPLDAPTQAPSIRHMTACSFSAQDAAVSESDGSDLERFPEPEESVRFFLGGDKGDAHARGHCSRMSRHAVLRFSQSLLTPEGDPGQTLQANHLSDGCDEGADGKKKLLPAGSRRGFPERGMGGRGGEHPASRHSRATLRGSATLLRAGTLLRAGTLLRAGTQAKETVTGQLCIRHGATEKRLRAEFDTDNLPRQLRQAYIEKSRTSKIRNWLLIHYVYDYPPCLFVGSQRIELTHKPVAKQVAEHLFTEIVRDQTELEDARNLSSEKHRTLDAMLNLGEGDSPRFNPARKDDRSGSCVWADRPAASAPSASFSGNFAGDSSLISEGLHVSFSREDSLRAGDDSPTGAPTANTGLPSSAFSTLSPTSSAPVPSASPPSPPLASSPSAAPTEPAGVQQEAPPAEKAPGAEQHAAEARVLAHLPTDPASSSSSASSSPMMAPEGGDRPAETVPSLPPAPAATVADAAAAAGRPEGEDRAREEERRVGDRAPLLQKTPSEDFEPLEGDFDFRVLDAQTARLPEHLRTKHFDTHTQFSIAVRPDQADVDAHLNRQAENPPPPLAVPEARRPRRGGGRGGGARRARLEVGPPLLVHEGRPPFPSAAAPSFSSSPLHQRVMEEETSPVVAQDSSRSRPSPQAARSSGGQDWKGTDASGASHEARAERCCGSTESSVSGDRAQRGRRRRLWVASADASADDEQTCRVVCEDLSDALSSSASETEDGAETRFAKREHSWLEDGAWKRKTWTTTLGRSARFTQSEDNSETGRESDEENKATNLLLAPYVMDARLRSEHGSCSAPSQGSAGDSAARAAAQVQLAGQCAAPQKRGNLMKLPQEPPRGETTRTARQRTVDLSQWSAGGSEASLPLAEDAFAQDEFEMPQAPDGRRGDAARGWNAQGGGRTADVEMVTRRGGGQRPEDGGRRKRFTGGAASSQFAYLPSRTHAAEFAGSANASSEPTNALEPAGAAGLEPASDGSCPATRAPETLSPGVPAAGGSSGNFLSPKLLIGEEFLKPRGRANAVFVSGGHDSKKEDPEDAAIKREYIELFMRSEEVDELMKQVDLAGHRKFNLAMFKRAVVVLYSMRKKLLKALKSQASIASTVSRMISVLLWVVSFIIFLLVIGVNINTVIVSGAACLSAIIVALSYFYQHFVTAVIFIAVSNPFNVGDRVRIDGTEILYVRKIRTYTTEFETVHGRPIFYSNAVLFNRMITNESRSKNSCLEIPLSIDIRTPEGVIRQLQSAMQKYMESHELEFVKDTFRMFVTSVQPGRQIDIAFWMTCVEGWGNFLKVLRTRTDVYFYLLKQLSRLHISFQLPLQPTHISSNSFLSIGTDSGGGAGAARVPFALSSIPAPAERKVVSAAAATQQFQNAPTHAASLPMDFAAPEWSPQRPWQGASPLSTADLCSCEKDWCGASGYPLSRCRSPGFPAVGAHEEDDRKGRRAFWERAGALAAGVLRSVNASATASAARAASYMGLHGDKGDTCWRELARGGDSALRGGVSPRSTAGWRAHRRRYVPAPTVSFLEDARLPEGRSPAETSQDERAVFSSCWASPQAAGAGGGSRAPCSREKGVRRRRGQRARRDAEDEFGYSSSSSLAGTRRADTRTREVRAAAASADGTVKRRHRSQRESARREGEVHRRSRRCLYPSSGERRPVKNCACKKQENEDVLAGREREVFGS